The Spirulina subsalsa PCC 9445 region CCGACACTCACGCTTCGCGTAGAGTGCGGGGCTTCCCGCCGATTAAGCTAAATAAGTCCGAGTGTCGGGAGTCGGGAGTCGGGAGTCGGGAGTCGGGAATAGTTAATAATTATCAACTCCCCCTCTCCCCTGCTCCCCTCTCCCCCTGCCCCCCTGCTCCCCTGCTCCCCCTCTCCCCCTGTTCCCTGTTCCCTGTTCCCTGTTCCCTAAAATAAAAGAGTTTTGGCTATTCACTACCCACTATTCCCCTGCTCCCCTGCTCCCCTGCTCCCCTCCCCCCTGCTCCCCTGCTCCCCTCTCCCCTGCTTAATCCAGTGCCGCTTGAGCATCTTGGGCAATTTGGGGGAATTCATCTTGGGTCAACTGGGCTAATAAGGCGTGACTTTCTGGGGTGCCTAAACGAGTTAAAGCTTGCACTAAACGATGGCGAATTTGCCAATCGCTATGGGTGACAAAGGGGGCAAGGAGGGCAATGGCACGGGGATCGCCTAATTCCCCGAAAGAACCGATGGCGGCGGTTTGTAATAAGGTATTATCGGAGTCTAGGGCTTCTTGTAGGAGGGGGAAACTGCGGGGATCTCCCATTTCGCCTAAAGCGGCAATGATGCTAAATTGAATCAGCCAGTCGTCGCCGGACTGTTGATACACTAGGAGCAGATCATCAAAGGCTTCGGTGAGTTTTAAGGCGGCGATCGCATCGGCAGCCGCAGCGCGTACATCGGATTCCTTATCTGTGAGCAAGCGTTCCCGCAACAAGGGCAGGGTTTCGGCGAGATTCTGCCCCCCCAAGGAATCCATCTGACTCACGGCCGAGTAGCGCACTCGCGGATGACTGTCTGTAATCAGGGGTTTAATCAGGCCAAAAGCCACGTCTGGAGAGAGTTGGCGTAGTTTATTTAATCCACTTAGGCGATCGCCATAATCTTCAGAATTTAATAGGACTTGTACGGATTCCGGCGTAATGGTCATGAATTTACTCTGCTCAAAAAAATTTGTGATCTTCCCCACCCGCAACAGATGGGGCTGGATTATCCCGTTATTCAGCCGCCAAGGCCTGAATCACATCCCCTTGGGTGAGAATTCCCACCACTTTTCCCTCTTCATCTAACACAGGCAAGCGGCGAACGTGCTTCTCGTGCATCAGTTTGGCCGCTTCCCGTAAGGGCTGATCCGGCTTCACCGTAATGGGTTTGGTACTCATCACCTCTTCCACCGTTTGCCCTAAAGCCTTGTGCAGTTCCTTCTCATATTTGGCGGGATTTTCCAGAAAAATCACACTATCGAGGAACATAATATAAGGCGGGGGATCAGCCCCCGTCTCTTGCCACATCAAGTCCGCATTGGCTAAAATCCCCAGCAATTTCCCCCCTTCGTCCACCACAGGCAAACCACTAATCCGGTGTTCTGCGAGAATCTGAATAGCCTCCTTTAACGGGGTTTGGGGGGTGACGGTTAAAGGATTGGGGGTCATGTAATCAGCAACGGTTTTTGACATGAGCGCGATAAGTCACCATAAATCATGGGTTTATTGTAGAAAAATGTGCGCCACAAACCAAGAGACGATACAGATTGTTACAGGATCTTCGCATTTCTCATGTTAGTCCTGGGGGTTGCGATTCCCCTCTAGTTCCTGTAAACGAGCCTCCAATTCCCGCAGCCGTGCTTCTGCGGACTCCGCCCTCTGACGCTGTTGTTCGGCGAGTTTAGCCAACTCCGTGGGGGTGAGAAATCGCTGACCATCGGGACGGTAGATGGTGAACTGGTCATCCTGAAGTTCAAAGCGAATCCCTAAACGGGGACTCGTCCAGCTATCGGGCTGATCAATGGTTTCCAGTGAACCCCTTTGACGGCGAACCAAACCATTAAAATCCAGACGATCTGGGTCAAAAATATAATATTCTTCCACCCCATAGCGATTGTAAAACTCTTGTTTCTTCGCCATTTCCTTGAGGCGATTTCCGGGGGAGAGAACTTCAAACACCACTTGGGGGGGGATGTTCTCTTCTTCCCATTGTTTATAAGAACCGCGATCGCCTTTAGGTCGTCCAATGGCCACCATCACATCCGGCGCTTGACGTACTTTATTATTCCCTTCTTGGGGATACCAGAGTAAATCCCCCGCCACAAAGACATTGGGATCATCATCAAACAAAATCTCTAAGTTTTCTTTAATCACCACAATCCAACGGAACTGGCGAGTACTATCAGACATGGGA contains the following coding sequences:
- a CDS encoding Uma2 family endonuclease — encoded protein: MVTTPQPTQPTKVIYPDCDGNPMSDSTRQFRWIVVIKENLEILFDDDPNVFVAGDLLWYPQEGNNKVRQAPDVMVAIGRPKGDRGSYKQWEEENIPPQVVFEVLSPGNRLKEMAKKQEFYNRYGVEEYYIFDPDRLDFNGLVRRQRGSLETIDQPDSWTSPRLGIRFELQDDQFTIYRPDGQRFLTPTELAKLAEQQRQRAESAEARLRELEARLQELEGNRNPQD
- the nblB gene encoding phycobilisome degradation protein NblB, with product MTITPESVQVLLNSEDYGDRLSGLNKLRQLSPDVAFGLIKPLITDSHPRVRYSAVSQMDSLGGQNLAETLPLLRERLLTDKESDVRAAAADAIAALKLTEAFDDLLLVYQQSGDDWLIQFSIIAALGEMGDPRSFPLLQEALDSDNTLLQTAAIGSFGELGDPRAIALLAPFVTHSDWQIRHRLVQALTRLGTPESHALLAQLTQDEFPQIAQDAQAALD
- a CDS encoding CBS domain-containing protein; this encodes MSKTVADYMTPNPLTVTPQTPLKEAIQILAEHRISGLPVVDEGGKLLGILANADLMWQETGADPPPYIMFLDSVIFLENPAKYEKELHKALGQTVEEVMSTKPITVKPDQPLREAAKLMHEKHVRRLPVLDEEGKVVGILTQGDVIQALAAE